A stretch of Brassica rapa cultivar Chiifu-401-42 chromosome A08, CAAS_Brap_v3.01, whole genome shotgun sequence DNA encodes these proteins:
- the LOC103834484 gene encoding peroxidase 47: protein MGDNKMVMANLLSVIMLMHAIVALSSNVRGLSKNYYMKSCPTAEQIVKNSVNNALQADPTLAAGLIRMLFHDCFIEGCDASILLDSTNDNTAEKDSPGNLSLRGYEIIYDTKQEIENTCPGVVSCADILAMAARDAVFWAGGPFYQIPKGRFDGKRSKIEDTKNLLPPSFNASQLIQAFGQRGFSPKDVVALSGAHTLGVARCSSFKARLITLDSSVDSSFANTLSKTCSAGDNAEQPLDATRNDFDNAYFNALQMKSGVLFSDQALFNSPVTRNLVNGYALNQTKFFFDFQKAMRKMSKLNVKNSSQGEVRKHCRCLN, encoded by the exons ATGGGAGATAATAAGATGGTTATGGCAAATTTATTGAGCGTTATTATGCTTATGCATGCAATCGTTGCGCTTTCTTCTAACGTGAGGGGCTTAAGTAAGAATTACTACATGAAGAGCTGTCCTACCGCAGAGCAGATTGTGAAGAATAGTGTTAATAATGCTCTTCAAGCCGATCCCACTCTAGCCGCAGGTCTTATCCGTATGCTCTTCCACGACTGTTTCATTGAG GGATGTGACGCTTCGATTCTGCTAGATTCAACAAATGACAACACTGCAGAAAAGGATTCGCCTGGGAATCTGAGTCTACGTGGCTACGAGATCATATATGATACAAAACAAGAAATCGAGAATACTTGTCCAGGAGTTGTATCTTGCGCAGATATACTTGCCATGGCTGCTAGAGATGCTGTTTTTTGG GCTGGTGGTCCATTTTATCAAATACCTAAAGGAAGATTTGATGGTAAAAGATCCAAGATAGAAGATACAAAAAATCTTCTTCCACCTTCTTTCAATGCCTCTCAACTCATTCAGGCTTTTGGCCAACGTGGCTTTAGTCCGAAAGATGTTGTTGCTCTCTCTG GAGCACATACCCTTGGAGTTGCACGATGCTCATCCTTCAAGGCTAGACTTATCACCCTAGATTCTTCAGTAGACTCTTCTTTTGCAAACACTCTCTCAAAAACTTGCAGTGCCGGTGACAATGCAGAGCAACCACTTGATGCCACACGCAACGATTTCGACAATGCTTATTTCAATGCGCTTCAGATGAAATCAGGAGTCCTCTTTTCAGACCAAGCCTTATTCAACAGTCCAGTGACGAGGAATCTTGTTAATGGCTATGCCCTTAACCAAACTAAGtttttctttgattttcaaaaggCCATGCGCAAAATGAGCAAGCTCAATGTCAAAAATAGCTCTCAAGGTGAAGTCCGTAAACATTGTCGCTGTCTTAACTAA